A window of the Syntrophus gentianae genome harbors these coding sequences:
- a CDS encoding PqiB family protein: protein MTDSADLNNLPQATAKPKKKMRFSVVWIIPVVAALVGLGIAIQQILSQGPTITIIFKKAEGVEAGKTLVKYKDVNIGRVETVELSKDYTKVVVTAKINKSAAGLVVEDAKFWVEQPRVTLSGVSGIGTLLSGNHIGLELGKSTKARRQFVGLEAPPAIAIDQPGRQFVLQADNIGSVGIGSPLYYRRLNVGRVIGYDLAKDGRSIDIKVFVNAPYDKHVTPQTRFWHASGIDFSLGANGLSVQTQSVVSMLVGGISFEIFSSVPDATPAAEDAVFKLYGNYAAAAKEPDTIVTDYVLFFQESLRGLSVGAPVTYLGLPVGEVTRVGLEYNPKTEGLRPRVDVSIYQNRFMAHLMKSATTEQITRSEPERRAFVQRLVDLGLRAQLRSGNLVTGQLYVALERFPNAPKVKLDWTHPPYAIPVMPGSLQDLETKVNGILAKVEKIPLDAIGEEAKKTLITINSTMKAADRTLTSVNGEIVPEVKTTVQDLRKAIATAERVLVSTDNTLVGKEAPAQQELRVALQEMARAARAISELAEYLERHPDALIRGKAQEVPK from the coding sequence ATGACTGACTCTGCCGATCTCAACAATCTCCCGCAGGCCACCGCCAAGCCCAAGAAGAAAATGCGGTTCTCGGTGGTCTGGATTATCCCCGTCGTGGCGGCACTCGTTGGCCTCGGGATCGCCATCCAGCAGATTCTGAGTCAAGGCCCGACGATCACCATCATCTTCAAAAAGGCTGAGGGAGTCGAAGCGGGAAAGACCCTTGTCAAGTACAAGGACGTCAATATCGGACGGGTGGAGACGGTGGAACTCTCCAAGGACTACACGAAAGTCGTGGTAACCGCGAAGATTAACAAGAGTGCCGCGGGTTTGGTTGTCGAAGACGCCAAATTCTGGGTTGAACAGCCACGCGTCACCTTGAGCGGGGTCTCCGGGATCGGCACGCTGCTGTCCGGCAATCACATCGGGCTGGAACTCGGGAAGTCCACCAAGGCGCGGCGGCAATTTGTCGGTCTCGAGGCGCCGCCGGCAATTGCCATCGATCAGCCGGGGCGGCAGTTCGTTCTTCAGGCGGATAACATCGGTTCGGTGGGGATCGGCTCCCCACTGTATTACCGCCGCCTGAACGTGGGACGGGTCATCGGCTATGATCTCGCAAAGGATGGCCGATCGATCGACATCAAGGTCTTCGTGAATGCTCCCTATGACAAACATGTTACACCACAGACACGCTTCTGGCATGCCAGTGGGATCGATTTTTCCCTGGGGGCAAACGGTTTGTCCGTTCAGACCCAGTCGGTGGTGTCCATGCTGGTTGGAGGCATTTCCTTTGAAATCTTCTCTTCGGTCCCTGATGCAACACCTGCTGCAGAGGACGCCGTCTTCAAACTCTATGGCAACTATGCGGCTGCAGCGAAGGAGCCCGATACGATCGTCACAGACTATGTCCTCTTCTTCCAGGAATCGTTGCGCGGTCTCTCCGTCGGCGCGCCTGTCACATATCTCGGCTTGCCCGTCGGTGAAGTTACCCGCGTCGGCCTTGAATATAATCCGAAGACGGAGGGTCTCCGCCCGCGTGTGGACGTCTCAATCTACCAGAACCGCTTTATGGCGCATCTGATGAAATCGGCCACTACCGAACAGATAACCCGGAGCGAGCCGGAGCGTCGCGCCTTTGTACAACGCCTGGTCGATCTGGGGCTCCGGGCGCAGCTGCGCAGCGGCAATCTCGTGACGGGACAGCTCTATGTCGCCCTTGAACGCTTTCCCAATGCACCCAAGGTGAAGCTTGACTGGACGCACCCCCCGTATGCCATTCCGGTGATGCCGGGCAGCCTGCAGGATCTGGAAACCAAGGTAAACGGCATTCTAGCCAAGGTCGAAAAAATTCCCCTTGATGCCATTGGAGAAGAGGCGAAGAAGACGCTCATAACGATTAATTCGACGATGAAGGCTGCCGACAGAACGCTGACCTCCGTCAACGGTGAAATTGTACCGGAGGTAAAGACGACCGTGCAAGACCTGCGAAAGGCCATTGCGACCGCCGAACGGGTGCTGGTCAGCACGGATAACACCCTTGTCGGAAAAGAGGCGCCGGCGCAGCAGGAGCTGCGGGTCGCTCTGCAGGAAATGGCCCGGGCGGCCCGGGCGATCAGTGAGTTGGCTGAATATCTCGAACGCCATCCCGATGCCCTCATCCGAGGAAAAGCCCAGGAGGTGCCAAAATGA
- a CDS encoding paraquat-inducible protein A, whose translation MTSFPQNIVACPDCDLLQHIPALPSGGKASCPRCGHTIASSKPDSLDRTLALAVAAAIVLIIANVMPLMGLSAVGRQASTTILGGVLKMWQNGHQITAVLVAFCTVLAPTVYIGFMLTVLLAVRRTPAPFWAGTLLRMAEFNQPWAMVEVMMLGILVALIKIADLATVIPGIGMFAVGGLIVLIAAMTVSFDSQEVWRRIWWADGKDPQSVAFLKPEERVEGRTESSEPPGDLTGIKLGLVLCEVCGLLTRPADLAEPGHCPRCGQELELRRHNMIQRTWALLIAATICYIPANLLPVMGTTTPTYAEKDTIMSGVVLLYAHGSWPLALIVFIASVMIPMAKIAALAYLLISVQFRSIRNREERIRLYRLVEFVGRWSMLDVFVVTFVVALVQLQPLMSVEPGAGVLFFAAVVVLTMLAAESYDPRLIWDSSNNKEEKND comes from the coding sequence GTGACATCTTTTCCTCAAAATATCGTTGCCTGCCCGGATTGCGACCTGTTGCAGCATATCCCTGCACTTCCTTCCGGGGGGAAGGCAAGCTGCCCGCGCTGCGGCCATACGATCGCTTCCAGCAAACCCGATTCCCTGGATCGGACTCTTGCCTTAGCGGTTGCCGCGGCGATTGTCCTGATCATCGCCAACGTGATGCCGCTCATGGGGCTTTCAGCCGTCGGTCGCCAGGCCAGTACGACGATCCTGGGCGGGGTGCTGAAGATGTGGCAGAATGGACATCAGATCACGGCTGTGCTGGTGGCCTTCTGTACCGTGCTTGCCCCGACGGTTTATATCGGGTTTATGCTGACGGTCCTGCTTGCCGTGAGGCGGACCCCGGCGCCCTTCTGGGCCGGGACTCTTCTGCGGATGGCGGAGTTTAACCAGCCCTGGGCGATGGTCGAGGTGATGATGCTCGGCATCCTGGTGGCCCTGATAAAAATCGCCGATCTGGCGACGGTGATTCCGGGCATAGGGATGTTTGCCGTCGGCGGACTCATCGTGCTGATTGCGGCGATGACGGTCAGCTTCGACTCTCAGGAGGTATGGAGAAGAATCTGGTGGGCCGATGGGAAAGATCCGCAATCGGTGGCATTTCTGAAACCGGAGGAGCGGGTAGAAGGGCGGACCGAAAGCTCAGAGCCTCCCGGCGACCTGACCGGCATCAAGCTGGGACTGGTCCTGTGCGAGGTCTGCGGCCTGCTGACCAGGCCGGCTGATCTTGCTGAGCCCGGGCATTGTCCGCGTTGCGGTCAGGAGCTTGAACTGCGCCGCCACAACATGATCCAGCGTACCTGGGCCCTCCTTATCGCCGCAACGATCTGCTACATCCCGGCGAACCTGCTGCCGGTGATGGGTACCACGACGCCTACCTACGCCGAGAAGGACACGATCATGAGCGGCGTCGTCCTGCTCTACGCGCATGGATCCTGGCCGCTGGCGCTCATTGTTTTTATTGCCAGCGTGATGATTCCCATGGCCAAGATCGCCGCACTGGCCTATCTGCTGATTTCGGTTCAGTTTCGTTCCATACGGAACCGGGAAGAGCGGATCAGGCTCTATCGGTTGGTCGAGTTCGTCGGACGATGGTCGATGCTTGACGTCTTTGTCGTAACCTTCGTTGTCGCTCTCGTCCAACTCCAGCCGCTCATGTCCGTGGAACCGGGCGCCGGTGTGCTGTTTTTCGCGGCAGTCGTTGTGCTGACGATGCTCGCGGCTGAAAGCTACGATCCCCGTCTCATCTGGGATTCCAGCAACAACAAGGAGGAAAAAAATGACTGA
- a CDS encoding iron-containing alcohol dehydrogenase → MAIGEQVFGFFIPTVTLMGVGAHKETGRQVTVFGGRKPFICTDKGITQSGITRKIVDLVKQDAGVDCIVFDETVPNPTDTNVHDGLRIFQDEKCDLIISLGGGSAHDCAKGIGIVSTNGGSIRDYEGVDKSGKAMPPFIAINTTAGTASEMTRFCIITNTSNHVKMAIIDWRVTPNVAINDPLLMAGMPPGLTAATGMDALTHAVEAYVSTIATPVTDACALKAIDLIAGNLRVAVANGSDMTARDNMAYAEYLAGMAFNNASLGYVHAMAHQLGGFYNLPHGVCNAILLPHVEAFNLIAKVDRFGDIARAMGENIEGLSPRAAADKALEAIRKLSADVGIPTSLTELGVKEEDLKTMAENAQRDACGLTNPRGPTLNDIISIYKGAL, encoded by the coding sequence ATGGCTATTGGCGAACAAGTATTCGGATTTTTTATTCCGACAGTGACGTTGATGGGGGTTGGCGCCCACAAGGAAACCGGCAGGCAGGTAACGGTGTTTGGAGGCAGGAAACCTTTCATCTGTACCGACAAGGGGATTACCCAATCCGGCATCACCCGGAAGATCGTGGACCTGGTGAAACAGGATGCCGGAGTTGACTGCATTGTTTTCGATGAAACCGTGCCCAACCCGACGGACACCAACGTCCATGACGGGCTCAGGATCTTCCAGGACGAAAAGTGTGATTTGATCATCTCCCTGGGCGGTGGCAGCGCCCATGACTGCGCCAAGGGGATCGGGATTGTGTCCACCAATGGCGGCTCCATCCGGGACTATGAAGGGGTGGACAAGTCCGGAAAGGCGATGCCTCCCTTCATCGCCATCAACACCACCGCAGGGACGGCCAGTGAAATGACCCGGTTCTGCATCATCACCAACACCAGCAATCATGTAAAAATGGCCATTATTGACTGGCGAGTGACCCCCAACGTGGCCATCAATGATCCTCTGCTGATGGCCGGCATGCCTCCGGGGCTGACCGCAGCAACGGGAATGGATGCCCTGACCCACGCCGTTGAGGCGTATGTCTCGACGATTGCGACCCCGGTAACCGACGCCTGTGCCCTGAAGGCGATCGATCTGATCGCCGGAAACCTTCGTGTGGCGGTGGCCAACGGTTCAGACATGACCGCGCGCGACAACATGGCGTACGCCGAATACCTGGCCGGTATGGCCTTCAACAACGCAAGCCTGGGTTACGTTCACGCCATGGCCCACCAGCTGGGCGGTTTCTACAATCTTCCCCACGGTGTCTGCAATGCCATTTTACTCCCCCATGTCGAGGCCTTCAATCTGATTGCCAAAGTGGACCGCTTCGGGGATATCGCCAGGGCGATGGGAGAAAACATTGAAGGGCTGTCTCCCCGCGCCGCTGCGGACAAGGCTCTTGAAGCAATCAGGAAGCTCTCCGCCGATGTCGGCATTCCGACCAGTTTGACGGAACTGGGGGTGAAAGAGGAAGATCTTAAAACGATGGCGGAAAATGCCCAGAGGGACGCCTGTGGGCTCACCAATCCCCGCGGCCCCACGCTCAACGATATCATTTCCATCTACAAAGGGGCACTGTAG
- a CDS encoding SLC13 family permease produces the protein MSDLQIYLTLGIFASVILVIAFDVIDMMIAALLGVSVMFVLGILGEKEILSAARTAGGPLALLFGGMVVARVLSKTGIFERVGFLFLRATRGSGKRYLILLVLLVAPVCAFLPNATTVILLAPVIIRVAQALEVDFVGPMVMTAIISNAAGLLTLVGDPATFLVGSSIGMTFGQYLRQVSFGGLLAVLAIVPLLPRLMGDVWRRNLPLSEEVTLPTIERPWFALFAFVVLLIMVVLFLVGEDLPTRIVPPAVSIIAATLALLVVAGARVEPVENIIRDIDWKTLVFLLAIFCLVEGITRTGLLQGLSLKLDGWFGRGFLVVALVMLAGVGALSSLLANIPVVAVSLLMIKGYLVMVEAVPEGALAAGFTDWPAATIPVFIAMMFGGTLGGNATLIGASANIVAAGICANHGRRITFARFLHFGLPITLCQLAIAALYVLVLFWIKS, from the coding sequence ATGAGTGACCTGCAGATTTATCTGACCCTTGGCATCTTCGCCTCCGTCATTCTGGTGATTGCCTTCGACGTGATCGACATGATGATCGCGGCGCTCCTTGGCGTCAGTGTGATGTTTGTACTCGGCATTCTTGGAGAAAAGGAAATTCTGTCGGCAGCAAGGACGGCGGGGGGACCGCTTGCCCTGCTGTTCGGCGGGATGGTGGTGGCGCGCGTACTGTCGAAAACCGGCATTTTCGAACGTGTCGGGTTCCTGTTCCTGCGGGCTACCCGGGGAAGCGGCAAGCGATATCTAATCCTCCTGGTTCTGCTGGTCGCTCCTGTCTGTGCCTTTCTGCCAAACGCGACAACGGTGATCCTGCTGGCGCCGGTCATCATCCGGGTTGCTCAGGCGCTCGAGGTGGACTTCGTCGGGCCGATGGTCATGACGGCAATCATCAGCAATGCGGCAGGATTGCTCACGCTGGTGGGCGATCCTGCGACCTTTCTTGTGGGGAGTTCGATCGGGATGACCTTCGGTCAGTATCTTCGGCAGGTGAGTTTCGGCGGCCTGCTTGCGGTATTGGCCATTGTCCCCTTGTTGCCCCGACTCATGGGCGACGTCTGGCGCAGGAACCTTCCTCTGTCTGAAGAAGTGACCCTGCCGACCATTGAACGGCCATGGTTCGCCCTGTTCGCCTTCGTCGTCCTCCTGATCATGGTTGTCCTGTTTCTCGTGGGCGAGGACCTTCCCACACGGATCGTGCCGCCTGCGGTATCGATCATCGCTGCTACGCTTGCCCTGCTGGTTGTTGCCGGCGCAAGGGTTGAACCGGTTGAGAACATCATCCGTGACATCGACTGGAAAACCCTGGTGTTCCTGCTGGCCATCTTCTGTCTGGTCGAGGGGATCACGCGGACAGGTCTTCTGCAGGGGCTGTCTCTGAAACTCGATGGCTGGTTCGGCCGGGGATTCCTCGTGGTTGCACTGGTCATGCTGGCGGGAGTCGGGGCCTTATCGAGCCTGCTGGCCAACATTCCCGTTGTTGCGGTATCGCTTCTGATGATCAAAGGCTACCTCGTCATGGTGGAAGCCGTGCCGGAAGGTGCACTGGCAGCAGGTTTCACTGACTGGCCGGCGGCGACGATCCCCGTGTTCATTGCCATGATGTTCGGTGGGACCCTCGGTGGCAATGCGACCCTGATCGGCGCCTCTGCCAACATCGTGGCCGCCGGGATCTGTGCGAATCACGGCAGACGCATAACCTTCGCGAGATTTCTGCATTTCGGTCTGCCGATTACCCTGTGTCAACTGGCGATCGCGGCACTCTACGTGCTGGTCCTTTTCTGGATCAAGTCGTGA
- a CDS encoding PqiC family protein, with translation MNRLAILILCTFTALFAGCASTQPSKFYTLSPSAMPAGAASANLSISVGPVSIPASVDRPQILVRTGPNQVSLAEYDRWAAPLKSDIARVIADNLASMLGTPQVSVFPQSSAAEATYRAGIDVLRFESELGKGATLDVLWTVSSRTKGPSRSGRTTMTEPVQGDGYAELVAAHSRALGRLSGEIAATIREFEAQKP, from the coding sequence ATGAACAGACTCGCTATCCTCATCCTTTGTACATTCACCGCTCTGTTTGCGGGTTGTGCTTCTACCCAGCCGTCGAAATTCTATACGCTGAGCCCTTCGGCAATGCCGGCTGGTGCGGCATCGGCCAATCTCTCCATCTCCGTCGGCCCTGTCTCGATTCCTGCCAGCGTCGACCGGCCGCAGATTTTGGTCCGGACGGGTCCGAACCAGGTTTCCCTCGCTGAATACGACCGGTGGGCTGCTCCGCTGAAGAGCGATATTGCCCGGGTGATTGCCGATAATCTCGCTTCGATGCTCGGGACGCCGCAAGTCAGCGTGTTCCCCCAATCTTCGGCTGCAGAAGCGACGTATCGAGCCGGGATCGATGTTCTCCGGTTTGAATCGGAGCTCGGCAAAGGGGCCACCCTGGATGTCCTCTGGACGGTGAGTTCCAGGACGAAGGGTCCGTCTCGCAGCGGTCGTACAACGATGACCGAGCCGGTGCAGGGGGACGGTTATGCCGAACTGGTGGCGGCGCACAGCCGGGCACTCGGGCGATTGAGCGGCGAGATTGCCGCGACCATCCGGGAGTTCGAAGCGCAGAAGCCTTGA
- a CDS encoding potassium channel family protein, whose amino-acid sequence MPQRKQAQRNVPNRPAENTSDEKELVRFSLRYFLAMLVLLIVIFPFIEMMPHGILILSLLMTLVLLSALPSIGGRRSTLVWGIALATPAVAGKWANYFRPDLVPPEIFLVAAILFCGFVVMHLLSFILRTPRVSLDILCAAIANYLMLGLLWSFAYQLVAQILPDSFFFNLGSASRHVPTGFEAFYFSFATLMTVGYGDIIPASNFSRMLAITESIAGVFYVTILVARLVAIYSSEGVKSR is encoded by the coding sequence ATGCCTCAAAGAAAGCAAGCACAGCGAAATGTGCCAAACAGGCCTGCGGAAAATACCTCTGATGAAAAAGAGCTCGTCAGGTTCTCTTTACGGTACTTTCTGGCCATGCTGGTCCTGTTGATCGTCATCTTTCCCTTTATCGAGATGATGCCGCACGGCATCCTGATCCTGTCTCTTCTCATGACCCTGGTGCTGTTGTCGGCGTTGCCGTCCATAGGCGGCCGACGCAGCACACTGGTCTGGGGCATTGCCCTGGCAACGCCCGCGGTGGCCGGGAAATGGGCAAACTATTTTCGTCCGGACCTGGTGCCGCCGGAGATCTTTCTCGTGGCGGCGATACTGTTCTGCGGCTTTGTCGTGATGCATCTCCTGAGTTTCATTCTCCGCACGCCGCGGGTCAGTCTGGATATCCTCTGCGCAGCCATTGCCAACTATCTGATGCTGGGACTGCTCTGGTCCTTTGCTTATCAGCTTGTTGCGCAGATATTGCCCGATTCATTTTTCTTCAATCTTGGATCCGCTTCCAGGCACGTGCCGACAGGATTCGAAGCTTTTTATTTCAGTTTCGCCACCCTCATGACCGTGGGTTATGGGGACATCATCCCGGCGTCCAATTTCTCGAGGATGCTGGCAATTACGGAGTCTATCGCCGGTGTGTTTTATGTCACCATCCTGGTCGCCCGGCTGGTGGCGATCTATTCTTCCGAGGGCGTAAAAAGCCGGTAA
- a CDS encoding aldehyde ferredoxin oxidoreductase C-terminal domain-containing protein, which yields MAEKIYRIDMSSLTVSSEDVPERWKGLGGRGLTSTIVAEEVKPTCHALGRYNKLIFAPGLLGGTTCANSGRLSAGAKSPLTGTIKECNSGGNAAQHFAHLGIKALIIEGVPQKDTFYSLHVDKNGVTIQEDTELVGKGNYEVMNTLTQKFGGKIGILSIGPAGEMRMAAANISVRTRDDYIRSLGRGGLGAVMGSKKIKYITIDESDGPGVHIADPEKFKAAAKVFAKALLEHAVSGQALKQYGTDVLINILNEVGGLPTRNFRYGQFEGHAKISGETLYDVIVSRSGKPSHGCHTGCVIQCSQVYNDAEKHFATSGFEYETIWGLGANCCIDDLDILAEADNLMDDIGIDTIELSDAVAVAMEAGVLPFGDGPGLLRLLDEIRTGTPLGRIIGAGTAAVGKIYGQTRVPVVKDQGLSAYDPRAIKGIGITYATSTMGSDHTAGYAIATNVLKVGGFIDPLSKEGQVALSRNLQIATAFIDSTGLCIFVAFPTLDNPVVFPAMMDMLNAKVGVAMTVDEGQSLGKEILLREHEFNLAAGFTNKHDRLPEFFEYEPVPPHNVVWDFTGEEIDSFWDIK from the coding sequence ATGGCAGAGAAGATCTATCGCATCGATATGAGCAGCCTGACGGTCTCATCTGAGGATGTGCCGGAAAGATGGAAGGGACTGGGCGGCAGGGGGCTGACCTCGACGATTGTCGCCGAGGAAGTGAAACCCACCTGTCATGCCCTGGGCCGATACAACAAACTGATCTTTGCCCCGGGACTCCTTGGGGGGACAACCTGTGCGAATTCAGGCCGGCTTTCAGCGGGAGCCAAAAGCCCCCTCACGGGAACCATTAAAGAGTGTAACTCAGGCGGAAATGCCGCCCAGCATTTTGCACATCTGGGTATCAAAGCCCTGATTATCGAAGGGGTGCCTCAGAAAGACACCTTTTATTCCCTGCATGTGGACAAGAATGGGGTCACGATTCAGGAAGACACGGAATTGGTCGGCAAGGGCAACTATGAGGTGATGAACACGCTGACCCAAAAATTCGGAGGTAAAATCGGGATTCTCTCCATCGGTCCGGCGGGAGAAATGCGGATGGCAGCGGCGAATATCTCCGTAAGGACCCGGGATGACTATATCCGTAGTTTGGGCCGCGGCGGACTGGGCGCCGTCATGGGTTCCAAAAAGATCAAATATATTACCATTGATGAAAGCGATGGTCCGGGAGTCCACATTGCCGATCCGGAAAAATTCAAAGCTGCGGCAAAGGTATTTGCCAAGGCTCTCCTCGAGCATGCGGTCAGCGGTCAGGCATTGAAGCAGTACGGCACCGATGTATTAATTAATATCCTCAATGAAGTCGGTGGGCTGCCCACTCGAAATTTCCGTTATGGCCAATTCGAGGGACATGCAAAAATAAGCGGGGAAACCCTGTACGATGTCATCGTCAGCCGCTCAGGAAAACCGAGTCATGGCTGCCATACCGGGTGCGTCATCCAATGCTCGCAGGTCTACAATGACGCCGAAAAACACTTTGCAACCTCCGGTTTTGAGTACGAAACGATCTGGGGGCTTGGGGCCAACTGCTGTATCGATGATCTGGATATCCTGGCAGAGGCCGACAACCTCATGGATGATATCGGCATTGATACGATTGAACTCAGCGATGCCGTGGCCGTTGCCATGGAAGCAGGGGTCCTTCCCTTCGGCGACGGGCCCGGCCTGCTCCGGTTGCTGGACGAAATTCGGACGGGAACACCCCTGGGCCGAATCATCGGTGCGGGAACGGCGGCGGTGGGCAAGATTTACGGTCAGACCCGGGTGCCGGTGGTCAAAGACCAGGGGTTGTCCGCCTATGATCCGAGAGCCATCAAGGGGATCGGCATTACCTACGCAACCTCTACCATGGGATCAGACCATACGGCGGGATATGCGATCGCAACCAATGTCCTCAAGGTTGGCGGTTTCATCGATCCCCTTTCGAAGGAGGGGCAGGTGGCGCTCAGCCGGAATCTGCAGATTGCCACGGCCTTTATCGACAGTACCGGTCTGTGCATCTTTGTGGCCTTTCCGACGCTGGACAACCCGGTCGTCTTTCCGGCCATGATGGATATGCTGAATGCAAAGGTCGGCGTTGCAATGACTGTCGATGAAGGACAGTCACTGGGCAAGGAGATCCTCCTCAGGGAACACGAATTCAATCTGGCTGCCGGGTTCACGAACAAGCACGACCGACTTCCTGAATTTTTCGAGTACGAACCCGTTCCACCGCACAACGTCGTCTGGGATTTTACCGGTGAAGAGATTGATTCCTTCTGGGATATCAAGTGA
- a CDS encoding lipid-binding SYLF domain-containing protein: MRRLQFMIFLCLIAVFAVAFAGTEQAMAASAAEIDRNVQKALQKLYAKSAPARDMGQKAKAILVFPDIVKGGFIVGGQYGEGALIKDGKTAGYYNSVSASYGLQAGVQKYGYVLFLMSDSSLRFLDRSDGWELGMAPNIVIMDVGAAGGISTTTAKSDMYAFFFDQKGLMAGIGLQGTKITKIVR, from the coding sequence ATGAGACGCTTACAGTTTATGATTTTTCTCTGTTTAATTGCTGTGTTCGCGGTGGCCTTTGCCGGCACGGAGCAAGCCATGGCGGCATCCGCAGCGGAAATTGACCGTAATGTCCAGAAGGCTTTGCAGAAGCTGTACGCAAAATCAGCTCCGGCGAGAGACATGGGTCAAAAGGCAAAAGCCATCCTCGTTTTTCCGGATATTGTGAAAGGAGGCTTCATCGTCGGTGGGCAGTATGGTGAAGGCGCCCTGATAAAGGATGGGAAGACTGCCGGTTACTACAATTCCGTCTCGGCATCATACGGTTTGCAGGCCGGTGTCCAGAAGTACGGATACGTGTTGTTTCTGATGTCGGACTCATCCCTGCGATTTCTGGACAGGAGTGACGGCTGGGAACTGGGTATGGCCCCGAACATTGTCATTATGGATGTGGGAGCAGCCGGAGGCATATCGACCACCACGGCAAAATCCGATATGTATGCCTTCTTTTTCGACCAGAAAGGGCTTATGGCCGGTATCGGCCTGCAGGGAACGAAGATTACGAAGATCGTAAGATAA
- a CDS encoding amino acid ABC transporter substrate-binding protein, giving the protein MKTVERFLVLSILAILLVLTVGVPPGFAGETLDAVKSRGILRCGVSEGIAGFSERNNAGRWTGLDVDFCRAVAAAVIGDPERVEFVPLKASARFPALQAGKIDLLVRNTTWTLGREAGLKVQFPGILFFDGQGFMVPEKKGVRKIEELNGAMVCVEKGTTHVQNLADSFAFRNMQVKTLVLDSVREVTDAFYSGRCRACTSDASQLAAMRLRAPGGPRAFVILPERISKEPLGPIVRRGDDDWFTIVRWVLFALITAEENNLTQDNIVALMRDSRHPVLRRAAGLEGGFGKALGLREGWAVRAVQAAGNYGEMFDRNLGRSSALQLDRGPNRLWTRGGLMYAPPLR; this is encoded by the coding sequence ATGAAAACCGTTGAGCGTTTTTTGGTGCTGTCGATCCTGGCGATATTGCTTGTGCTCACCGTTGGGGTTCCTCCGGGATTTGCCGGGGAGACTCTCGATGCCGTCAAGTCCAGGGGCATACTGCGCTGCGGAGTGAGCGAGGGGATTGCCGGCTTTTCGGAGAGGAATAACGCCGGCCGCTGGACCGGACTCGATGTGGACTTTTGCCGGGCGGTGGCGGCAGCGGTGATCGGGGACCCGGAGAGGGTTGAATTCGTACCGCTCAAGGCATCTGCCCGCTTCCCCGCATTGCAGGCCGGGAAGATCGATCTCCTGGTTCGCAACACAACCTGGACGCTGGGCCGTGAAGCGGGCCTCAAGGTACAGTTTCCCGGGATTCTGTTCTTCGACGGCCAGGGATTCATGGTCCCGGAAAAGAAAGGCGTACGGAAGATCGAGGAGCTGAATGGTGCGATGGTCTGTGTCGAGAAGGGAACCACGCACGTCCAGAACCTTGCCGATTCCTTTGCTTTCAGGAATATGCAGGTAAAGACGCTGGTGCTTGATTCCGTCAGGGAAGTAACGGACGCCTTCTATTCGGGCCGTTGTCGTGCCTGTACCTCAGATGCCTCACAGCTTGCCGCCATGCGCTTACGGGCCCCCGGCGGACCTCGGGCCTTTGTCATCCTTCCCGAGCGCATCTCCAAGGAACCGCTCGGACCCATTGTCCGCCGCGGCGACGATGACTGGTTTACCATCGTGCGCTGGGTGCTGTTTGCGTTAATCACGGCGGAAGAAAACAACCTTACGCAAGACAACATCGTTGCCTTGATGCGCGACAGCCGTCATCCGGTCCTCCGCCGCGCTGCAGGATTGGAGGGGGGCTTTGGCAAGGCACTGGGACTGCGCGAGGGCTGGGCGGTCCGGGCCGTCCAGGCGGCGGGGAATTATGGAGAAATGTTTGATCGCAACCTGGGGCGCAGCAGTGCGTTGCAGCTCGATCGCGGCCCTAACCGGCTCTGGACCAGGGGAGGTCTGATGTACGCCCCCCCGCTGCGCTGA